Proteins encoded together in one Sylvia atricapilla isolate bSylAtr1 chromosome 2, bSylAtr1.pri, whole genome shotgun sequence window:
- the LOC136375245 gene encoding LOW QUALITY PROTEIN: transforming growth factor beta activator LRRC32-like (The sequence of the model RefSeq protein was modified relative to this genomic sequence to represent the inferred CDS: deleted 1 base in 1 codon), protein MQQKYDFPKETLPRLALEKLLGELDGKKRLQAEQNLLLLLQPQSRAMKLYVIFFLAVLNKETSNSQLSEGTPCEMANSQAFCHNRDLHQIPRELSPNVNKIDLSGNLIQSIPEMSLSFYTSLQCLDLSSNQISFITPGVFAHMKNLLEINLANNHLHELAQNGTEGIGLLPKVEILDLSHNSLYNRMAEYFIREAPALQYLSLADNSIIMISRKMFQGSPNLVEIDLQSNIIMEIEEGAFETLVSLSKLNLSKNSITCISDFNLRQLEILDLSRNSIETFHTTKSDDEYSLRYLDLSENKLFHFPVFPQVNKLVTLNLSKNLIQLTAESPLNKMDSVKNEWLNASFHLLDQKQSRNKSSLYLSQLVYLDLSYNAIKSIPNEFFESMLSLHNLNLSKNCLQTFAVSYDSALISLTVLDLSYNALQNLLLDAGALSNLKELYIQNNYLQTLQFDIFSNLPSLRLLNLQSNNISLCSMYSGLAKQRLSGEESGCVSFVDSPTLQYLYLADNMLNILPAYSFYRTSLVVLDLSMNPGLKIELKALSGLEKSLEGLYLYGNSLIDLNIDLPSFSHLKHLNLSENQLNWLPKWGSDSPVEVLDLRNNRFSTLQNSNILALENSLKNLYLTGNPLNCCGNIWLSSMIQNKNVQIPNVEHLTCQHTQNFGYQDEMHIRNIRPEDCEKEDLKKINFLIILTFVLVLFVVIVGVGSFFCSRRQNFTHQFKA, encoded by the exons ATGCAACAGAAGTACGACTTCCCCAAGGAAACCCTTCCTCGGCTTgcactggaaaagctgctgggagagttggatggaaaaaaaaggctgcaagcagag caaaacctcctcctcctcctccagccacaGAGCAG AGCCATGAAACTGTACGTCATCTTCTTCCTGGCAGTGCTGAATAAAGAAACCTCTAACTCTCAACTCTCAGAGGGAACACCCTGTGAAATG GCAAACTCTCAGGCATTTTGCCACAACAGAGACCTCCACCAAATCCCTCGTGAGCTCTCTccaaatgtaaacaaaatagatctGTCAGGAAATCTGATTCAAAGCATTCCTGAAATGTCATTATCATTTTACACTTCCCTTCAGTGCCTGGATTTAAGCTCTAACCAGATAAGTTTCATCACGCCCGGAGTCTTTGCACACATGAAGAACTTGCTGGAAATAAATTTAGCCAACAATCACTTACATGAGCTTGCTCAAAATGGCACGGAAGGGATTGGACTCTTACCCAAGGTGGAAATACTGGACTTGTCCCACAACAGTCTGTACAATAGGATGGCTGAGTATTTCATTAGAGaagctccagcactgcagtaTCTTTCCTTGGCAGACAACAGTATTATAATGATATCAAGGAAGATGTTCCAGGGATCTCCCAATCTCGTGGAGATAGATCTTCAGAGCAACATCATCATGGAAATAGAAGAAGGTGCTTTTGAGACTCTAGTGAGCCTGTCCAAACTAAATCTCTCAAAGAACTCAATTACTTGCATCTCTGATTTTAACCTCAGGCAGCTGGAGATACTTGACCTTAGCAGGAACAGCATTGAGACCTTCCACACCACAAAATCAGATGATGAATATAGCTTAAGGTATTTGGATCTGAGTGAAAACAAACTGTTTCACTTCCCAGTGTTCCCTCAGGTAAACAAACTGGTGACTCTGAATTTATCAAAGAATTTAATCCAGCTCACTGCTGAATCCCCTCTTAATAAAAtggattctgtgaaaaatgaatGGTTAAATGCTTCTTTCCATCTTCTTGATCAGAAGCAAAGTAGAAACAAAAGCTCTCTTTATTTATCCCAGCTTGTATATTTAGACTTAAGTTATAATGCAATCAAATCCATTCCAAATGAGTTCTTTGAGTCAATGTTGTCCCTTCACAACCTGAATCTTAGTAAAAACTGTCTTCAGACATTTGCAGTGAGTTATGACAGTGCACTGATCTCTTTAACTGTCCTTGACTTGAGCTACAATGCTTTGCAGAACCTTCTCCTTGATGCTGGTGCGTTGTCAAATTTGAAGGAGCTCTATATTCAAAACAACTATCTTCAAACCCTGCAGTTTGACATCTTCTCAAACCTTCCTAGCCTTAGACTGCTTAATCTACAGAGCAATAATATCAGCCTTTGCAGCATGTACTCAGGATTAGCTAAGCAAAGACTTTCTGGAGAGGAAAGTGGCTGTGTATCATTTGTTGATTCTCCTACTCTTCAGTACTTGTACCTAGCTGACAACATGCTGAACATCCTACCAGCATACAGCTTCTACAGGACTTCTTTGGTTGTCTTGGACCTCTCCATGAACCCTGGACTGAAAATAGAACTTAAAGCATTATCAGGTCTGGAAAAGTCTCTGGAAGGTTTGTATTTATATGGTAATAGCCTGATAGATTTAAATATCGACTTGCCTTCTTTTAGTCACCTTAAACATTTAAACCTCTCTGAAAATCAGCTGAACTGGCTGCCTAAGTGGGGTAGTGACTCTCCAGTGGAAGTTCTGGACCTAAGGAACAACAGGTTCAGCACGTTGCAGAACAGCAATATTTTAGCATTAGAAAACTCACTAAAAAACTTGTATCTCACTGGGAACCCACTCAACTGCTGTGGAAACATCTGGCTTTCATCAATGATCCAGAACAAAAATGTCCAGATCCCCAACGTGGAGCATTTAACGTGCCAGCACACTCAAAATTTTGGGTACCAGGATGAAATGCACATCAGGAACATTAGACCAGAAGACTGCGAAAAAGAGGATCTGAAGAAAATCAACTTCCTTATTATATTAACATTTgtgttggttttatttgtggTCATCGTTGGCGTGGGTTCATTTTTTTGCTCCCGCAGGCAAAACTTTACCCATCAGTTTAAAGCATAG